ATTCTGCTACACCATGTTGTAAAACACCTTTGGCTCTTGTTTTGCCGTGATCAACATGTCCGTAAGAACCATGTAACGTTAATCTGATACTTTTCGATGAATAAGACGCTCTATGTAAAATATTACTATTGTAGAAGACAATATCACCAGGATTCAAACCAACTGCGATTTGGCCATCGATAAATTCTTTTCTATTATCGTTGGAAGTCTTTTCACGCTCCTCCGGTGTCCTAATTCTATTATGAGAACCAGGAATAACAATTAAGCATTTATCTTCCGTCAATGGCAAATTGAACTGAGTCCCTGCGTATGGATCTTGCAATAATTGTTCGGCCTCCTCTTTTTCACTAACCTCCGGTTTTATGTAATCTCTATGCCAATCTAAATCAAAGTCTGTTAGAGGGTTAATAAGCATGTTAAAAAGTTCCATACTTAACCCATTATTATCTGTCTGTAAGATATCGCCGGCAatatctaataatttatcagaCGCATAGCATTCATGGAATGGTCTTGACATATCCCCTAAATCAGGGTTCAACAATCCTGATATTCCCCAGATATCAGGGCTAAAATTCTTGGGCCAAGGAGGAAACTGCTTCCCTCTTGTCCTGACTTCCGGCCATTTACCTTCTCTAGCATATTCAACAACATTTTCTGAAGCTTGCCTGTATCTTTTTACTTCTTCTGGTGTTAAAAAGCCTCTAACAATAGTGAAACCATCTTTAGCGATTTGATCGTGGTGAACGTGTGATGTTTGAATTGTCATTCCagtattttaattttaaacTATAGAATTAAAGGTCTATGGTACATAGCAGTGGATGGAATGCTGACTATTTATATTAGTGAACTGATTGGTATGCTGGAGTATCCATGTATAGACTGTAACGtgttttcaaaatgataaaaaagTTATGTTCCAAATGCAACCTCGATATAATGTAACGTCGATGTtacatttttatatatattcagGGAGACTTCCAATTTTCCATTTACATCTATTATATCTAACAAAGCTTTCAAATACCAATATATAATGTCAATTACGCTAAATTGGGGAATCCTTGGTGCTGGTAACATATCCTCTCAATTTGTTCATGATTTGTGcttgaataatgaaaaaggAAACAATGAAATAAAACACATAGTCAGGTCAATTGGATCTTCGTCAAAAGGAAAAGgccaatattttattgagTCAAATTGTATTAAATCAAGCAATAACGAAGATGTTATACCAGCTATCCAATCGTATGACGAATTTTTTGCTAATGATCAAGTTGATGTTGTCTATATTGGTACCCCACACCCACTACATAAAGATCAAGTTATACAAGCATTAGAAAATAACAAACATGTTCTTTGTGAAAAGCCTTTCACCATAAATTCGGTAGATGCTAATGAAATAATCCAACttgcaaagaaaaagaagagattCTTAATGGAGGCTGTCTGGACAAGATTTTTCCCATCGATTACGCTTTTGAAGGAATACATTTTTGAAGACAAAGTTCTTGGCAAGATTAATAGGTTATTTGTTGACTTCGCATATGATGCTGATATAGAGAATTTACCAATTTCCTCAAGGCTCAGAGATATCAAATTAGGTGGTGGTTCATTATTAGACATAGGTATTTATTCTATAACTTACGCAAGAATATTGCTAGATGAGAATGTTGGAACTGATGCAGCAAATTTTGAAACGAAATCATTTCTTACATTAGATAATGTCGATAAAGTGGATTACACCTCATCTATTCTAATGAAGTATGTAGATGGGAAACAAGGGATATTGACATGTTCAAATTATACTGATGGAAAGGAACCATTCTTAAGACTTGAGGGCTCAATAGGAACCTTAGAAATGTGGGCAGAAAATCCAGCTTGTCCTaagaaattcaagattaCATTTAAAGACAACACTGATCCTATAGAGTATGAGGACAATAGCGGATACAATGGTTTTATCTATGAAGCTGATGCGGTAGCTAAAGATATCGctcaaaaaaaattagaaaataatacaatgCCTTTAAGTGAAACTCTCCTAGTAATGGAAATCATGGATAAGGTCAGAGCAGAAAACGGCTTAATTTATCCTGAAGATAAGTAGCGATATAGCCCCAAGTGCGAAATCATCCGTCTGGAGCGCTTGTGGAGACCTCAAGTATACAGGTTTTGCTAAGAATAAGTTCGAGGAATCTGCACAGATGCACTACTGCGCTAAAAACTATGACATATGATGTTTTTTTATaactaaatattttttggCCAAAAGAAAGTGGGAAATGTTTGGAACAATATTTAAACAGTTTAGAGCCTATTCGATTATCTcctattattaatatttatagcGTAGGAAGCCGTTttcttaaaattatttattggaaaaatttcTTACCTAAGTTATTATTCGATTTAATGATATGGCGtatgatatatttcttttaaattACATCATTCTTAGCATTCACTATTTCCAAAACAGTatgttgttattattggacACCGAAGAATTAATCCGAAAGAACAATGCAGCCGCATGTTATACATGTGGCTAATGATAAAGGGCTCAagatttttaaaaatttttccGGACACCGGTCCTGCTACGATTATTTGGCATTCATTTCTTGCAATctataaaagaattatgGTCTCtcattcaaaaataatttaaatttataacCTTTGTTTAGACTGATAAATTCAACTAATCATGTTTAAGCAGGAGAATGGAAAAAAACTAGAATCAACCAGACAACTGGTCGATAATGGTTCTAATTCAAGCAACAATACTGCTAACGGGTCCTTTACGGCGAAGGATAAAATTGACAGTAATGACCTTGAAAATCATGAAACTCCAGAAGATCCAGATCAAATTCCATCTACAAAcgaaattgttgaaaatttacCTACCTTACCTGAAAAATCTACTAAAGATTATTTATCTACATCGTTTTTCTGTTTATTGATTGCTTTCGGTGGTTTTGTCTTTGGCTATGATACGGGTACGATTTCTGGCTTTGTGAATATGACGGACTTTAAAAGGAGGTTTGGTACTCTTGATAATGgagaatatattttaacCAATATTAGAACAGGTCTTATTGTTGCGATTTTTAATATTGGTTGTGCAGTTGGTGGTATTTTTCTCTCCAAAGTTGGTGACATATATGGGCGTCGTGTTGGCCTTATGTTTTCGATGcttatttatattgttggtactattattattattgcaGCTAGCGATAAATGGTATCAAGTGGTTATTGGAAGGGCTATTACTGGATTGGCTGTCGGCTGTGTTTCAGTTCTCTCCCCAATGTTCATTGGAGAATCTGCACCAAAGGTATTAAGAGGTACGTTGGTTTGTTGCTTCCAACTCTTCATTACTTTAGGTATTTTCTTAGGGTATTGCACCACCTACGGTACTAAGGTATATGATGATTCTCGTCAATGGAGAATTCCACTGGGCTTATGTTTTGCATGGGCAATCTTTTTAACTATTGGTATGATTTGTATGCCAGAGTCACCTCgttatttgattgaaaaaaacaaaattgaagaagctAAAAAATCTATCGGTATTTCCAATAAGGTATCGGCGGAGCATCCAGCTGTCTACACtgaaattcaattaatCCAAGCAGGTATTGATAGAGAAAAGTTGGCAGGTTCAGCTTCTTGGACTCAATTAATTACTGGTAAACCAAGAATTTTCAGTCGTGTTATCACTGGTATTGTCTTGCAGTCGATTCAACAATTAACAGGtaacaattatttcttttacTATGGTACGACTATTTTTCAAGCTGTTGGATTAAATGattcttttcaaacttCTATTATTTTAGGTGttgttaatttttcttcaacttttgTCGGTATTTAcagtattgaaaaattaggtAGAAGAGTCTGTTTGTTGACTGGTTCTGTTGCCTGTAGTATCtgtttcatcatttatTCGGTATTGGGATCCGTCGCTTTGTATCCTGAGGGCTATGATGGTCCAACAGATAAGCCATCAGGTAATGCGTTGATTTTCATTACCTGCTTATTCATTTTCTCATTCGCCTCGACTTGGGCTGGTGGTGTCTATACCATCGTATCAGAAATTTACCCGTTGAGGATTAGATCAAAGGCAATGGCTGTAGCTACTGCGGCAAATTGGATCTGGGGTTTcttgatttcatttttcacACCTATGATCACTGCTGCAATTCATTTCTACTATGGTTTTGTTTTCACAGGTTGTTTAATTTTCTCATTCTTTTATGTTTACTTCTTTGTTTATGAAACTAAAGGGTTATCATTGgaagaagttgatgaattgtATTCTCTGAAAATACCAGCATGGAAATCTTCAGACTGGGTTCCACCATCTACAGATAATATGGCACATGATACCGGGTTCGCATCCGAAGCGAAACCTTCTGATGAACAAGTATAGActtaaatacttcaaatcTTTAATGGTCATAACAAGGAGTTGCGTTTAAGTTGTTTTCGAAGTACGTCAAATCTACaatttaaaattcaatgtaaatatatatcatataatataaaatcaattatcaaaataacaaaAC
The nucleotide sequence above comes from Debaryomyces hansenii CBS767 chromosome A complete sequence. Encoded proteins:
- a CDS encoding DEHA2D18832p (highly similar to CA0361|IPF2326 Candida albicans IPF2326 unknown function) — translated: MTIQTSHVHHDQIAKDGFTIVRGFLTPEEVKRYRQASENVVEYAREGKWPEVRTRGKQFPPWPKNFSPDIWGISGLLNPDLGDMSRPFHECYASDKLLDIAGDILQTDNNGLSMELFNMLINPLTDFDLDWHRDYIKPEVSEKEEAEQLLQDPYAGTQFNLPLTEDKCLIVIPGSHNRIRTPEEREKTSNDNRKEFIDGQIAVGLNPGDIVFYNSNILHRASYSSKSIRLTLHGSYGHVDHGKTRAKGVLQHGVAEWLPRFETKEPNLQLMKGKLENLAKQFEGANLGYSLDG
- a CDS encoding DEHA2D18854p (similar to CA3645|IPF4127 Candida albicans IPF4127); amino-acid sequence: MSITLNWGILGAGNISSQFVHDLCLNNEKGNNEIKHIVRSIGSSSKGKGQYFIESNCIKSSNNEDVIPAIQSYDEFFANDQVDVVYIGTPHPLHKDQVIQALENNKHVLCEKPFTINSVDANEIIQLAKKKKRFLMEAVWTRFFPSITLLKEYIFEDKVLGKINRLFVDFAYDADIENLPISSRLRDIKLGGGSLLDIGIYSITYARILLDENVGTDAANFETKSFLTLDNVDKVDYTSSILMKYVDGKQGILTCSNYTDGKEPFLRLEGSIGTLEMWAENPACPKKFKITFKDNTDPIEYEDNSGYNGFIYEADAVAKDIAQKKLENNTMPLSETLLVMEIMDKVRAENGLIYPEDK
- a CDS encoding DEHA2D18876p (similar to uniprot|P38695 Saccharomyces cerevisiae YHR096C HXT5 Hexose transporter with moderate affinity for glucose); this encodes MFKQENGKKLESTRQSVDNGSNSSNNTANGSFTAKDKIDSNDLENHETPEDPDQIPSTNEIVENLPTLPEKSTKDYLSTSFFCLLIAFGGFVFGYDTGTISGFVNMTDFKRRFGTLDNGEYILTNIRTGLIVAIFNIGCAVGGIFLSKVGDIYGRRVGLMFSMLIYIVGTIIIIAASDKWYQVVIGRAITGLAVGCVSVLSPMFIGESAPKVLRGTLVCCFQLFITLGIFLGYCTTYGTKVYDDSRQWRIPSGLCFAWAIFLTIGMICMPESPRYLIEKNKIEEAKKSIGISNKVSAEHPAVYTEIQLIQAGIDREKLAGSASWTQLITGKPRIFSRVITGIVLQSIQQLTGNNYFFYYGTTIFQAVGLNDSFQTSIILGVVNFSSTFVGIYSIEKLGRRVCLLTGSVACSICFIIYSVLGSVALYPEGYDGPTDKPSGNALIFITCLFIFSFASTWAGGVYTIVSEIYPLRIRSKAMAVATAANWIWGFLISFFTPMITAAIHFYYGFVFTGCLIFSFFYVYFFVYETKGLSLEEVDELYSSKIPAWKSSDWVPPSTDNMAHDTGFASEAKPSDEQV